The following proteins are co-located in the Pirellulales bacterium genome:
- the rpmA gene encoding 50S ribosomal protein L27, which produces MAHKKGQGSSRNGRDSNGQRRGVKRFGGQAVTPGSILVRQLGNKFRAGRGVGQGKDYTLFALVEGKVMFDQEGRRVNVVAAAAAN; this is translated from the coding sequence ATGGCACACAAAAAAGGTCAAGGCTCCAGCCGCAACGGGCGCGACTCCAACGGTCAGCGCCGCGGGGTCAAGCGGTTCGGCGGCCAAGCGGTCACCCCCGGCAGCATCCTCGTCCGGCAGCTCGGGAACAAGTTCCGCGCCGGTCGCGGCGTCGGTCAGGGGAAGGACTACACGTTGTTTGCGCTTGTCGAGGGCAAGGTGATGTTCGACCAGGAAGGTCGTCGCGTGAACGTCGTCGCCGCAGCGGCGGCGAACTGA
- a CDS encoding sodium:proton antiporter produces MNTSLQIAGILALGVGAQWAAWRLRVPAIVLLLGFGLALGRVLPASELGMNDDLFFAVVSLSVAIILFEGGLSLTFREIHGIRGVVIRLVTVGLVVTWLGTAAAAKWLAGFSTESALLLGALLTVSGPTVVLPLLRHVQPVRRVGSLARWEGIVNDPIGAVLAALVFELLLHGQGEYGIAGESVKQFTMSLALGVALGLGGGRLLQGVLRRYLLPDHLQNPLILAYVLLLFALSNQLKSESGLVTVTLLGIYLANQRVVSVRHIVEFKENLSVLLISMLFITLASRLRLDADAFRRIGWGSVAMVAVMIFAIRPAAVFASTIGSTLSWRERAFLAWIHPRGIVAAAVASLLALEIKRKLADVPGAQDLAADADRFELVVFLVIIGTVTVYGLSLAPVSRWLGLSGENPQGILFAGASRASRLIAKAVQDEGYSVLLVDTNPRNNAAARMAGLPVLYASIGSEYVHDQIDLGGIGRLLAMTPNDEVNTLSVMGFAERFGRAGVYQLAAQEASSERTDRVAAYRRGRTLFNRPITLQQLEERIAGGAKLKKTTISDDFTYDDFLARYGDAALVLFRVDETGKLIIATSETQQHPKSGQKLIALVGEGVEPPPAEDSQRNAGSPSA; encoded by the coding sequence ATGAACACCTCGCTTCAAATCGCCGGAATCCTCGCCCTGGGCGTCGGCGCCCAATGGGCTGCGTGGCGGCTGCGCGTGCCGGCGATCGTGCTGCTGTTGGGCTTCGGGCTTGCCCTGGGGCGGGTGCTGCCAGCCAGCGAACTGGGGATGAACGACGACCTGTTCTTCGCCGTCGTGTCGTTGTCGGTCGCCATCATCCTGTTCGAAGGGGGGCTCTCTCTCACCTTCCGCGAGATTCACGGCATTCGCGGCGTCGTCATCCGATTGGTGACGGTCGGCCTCGTCGTCACATGGCTGGGAACCGCCGCCGCGGCCAAGTGGCTCGCCGGGTTTTCGACCGAATCGGCGCTGCTTCTCGGCGCGCTGTTGACCGTCAGCGGGCCGACGGTCGTGTTGCCGCTGTTGCGCCATGTGCAGCCGGTGCGACGAGTCGGGTCGCTTGCCCGCTGGGAGGGGATCGTCAACGACCCCATCGGCGCCGTGCTGGCGGCGTTGGTCTTCGAACTTCTCCTCCACGGCCAGGGGGAGTACGGCATCGCCGGCGAGAGCGTCAAGCAGTTCACAATGTCGCTCGCGCTGGGCGTTGCGCTCGGGCTGGGGGGAGGTCGACTTTTGCAAGGGGTGTTGCGTCGTTACCTGCTTCCCGACCACTTGCAGAACCCGCTCATCCTGGCGTACGTGCTGCTGTTGTTTGCCTTGTCGAATCAGCTCAAGTCCGAATCGGGGCTCGTGACCGTTACGCTTCTGGGCATTTACCTCGCCAATCAGCGAGTCGTTTCCGTGCGGCACATCGTCGAGTTCAAAGAGAATCTCAGCGTCCTGTTGATTTCAATGCTGTTCATCACGCTGGCCTCGCGACTGCGGCTCGACGCCGACGCGTTTCGCAGGATCGGTTGGGGCAGCGTGGCGATGGTCGCGGTGATGATCTTCGCGATCCGTCCCGCGGCCGTGTTCGCGTCGACGATCGGTTCGACCCTGTCGTGGCGGGAGCGGGCGTTCCTGGCCTGGATTCACCCGCGCGGCATCGTGGCCGCCGCGGTCGCGTCGCTGTTGGCGCTTGAGATCAAACGCAAATTGGCGGACGTCCCCGGGGCTCAGGACCTGGCGGCCGACGCCGACCGGTTCGAATTGGTCGTGTTTCTCGTCATCATCGGGACGGTCACCGTGTACGGCTTGTCGCTGGCGCCCGTGTCGCGCTGGCTGGGACTCTCCGGCGAGAATCCGCAGGGGATCCTCTTCGCCGGGGCCTCGCGGGCCTCGCGGCTTATCGCCAAGGCCGTGCAGGACGAGGGCTACTCGGTGCTCCTGGTCGACACCAACCCGCGCAACAACGCCGCGGCTCGCATGGCGGGTCTGCCCGTTCTCTACGCCAGCATCGGCAGCGAGTACGTCCATGATCAGATCGATCTGGGGGGGATCGGGCGTCTGCTGGCGATGACTCCCAACGACGAGGTGAACACCCTCTCCGTCATGGGGTTCGCGGAGCGGTTCGGCCGGGCCGGGGTCTACCAACTCGCCGCTCAAGAAGCGTCGAGCGAACGGACCGACCGCGTCGCCGCGTATCGTCGCGGTCGGACGCTGTTTAATCGCCCAATCACGCTGCAACAGCTTGAGGAGCGAATCGCAGGAGGCGCCAAGCTGAAAAAGACCACGATCAGCGACGACTTCACTTACGACGACTTTCTCGCCCGCTACGGCGACGCGGCGCTCGTTCTGTTCCGCGTCGACGAAACCGGCAAGCTGATCATCGCCACGTCTGAAACCCAACAGCATCCCAAGAGCGGCCAGAAGCTCATCGCGCTCGTCGGCGAAGGAGTGGAGCCGCCTCCGGCCGAGGACTCGCAACGCAACGCCGGTTCGCCCTCGGCGTGA
- the tpx gene encoding thiol peroxidase, which produces MSRSGAITFKGNPMTLAGQAVSAGQAAPDFKLHYFEGGMKAITLADCKGKPTLLSVVPSLDTGVCAMQTKKFNESLGSLGDKINALTVSLDLPFAMNRFCGAENITNIRPASDYQDRNFGQNYGTLIEELKILTRAIFVLDADGKLTYAEYVPEVTSEPNYDAALAAVNALL; this is translated from the coding sequence ATGTCGCGCTCCGGAGCGATCACGTTCAAAGGCAACCCCATGACGCTCGCCGGCCAAGCCGTCTCCGCCGGACAAGCGGCGCCTGACTTCAAGCTTCACTACTTCGAGGGGGGGATGAAGGCGATCACCCTGGCCGACTGCAAGGGCAAGCCGACGCTGCTGTCGGTCGTCCCGTCGCTCGACACGGGCGTCTGCGCAATGCAGACCAAGAAGTTCAACGAATCGCTCGGTTCGCTGGGCGACAAGATCAACGCGCTCACCGTCAGCCTCGATCTGCCGTTCGCGATGAACCGTTTTTGCGGCGCCGAGAACATCACCAACATTCGCCCCGCGAGCGATTACCAGGATCGCAACTTCGGTCAGAACTACGGCACGCTGATCGAGGAGTTGAAGATCTTGACCCGCGCCATCTTCGTCCTCGACGCCGACGGCAAGCTGACGTATGCCGAGTACGTCCCTGAAGTCACGAGCGAACCGAACTACGATGCCGCGCTGGCCGCGGTGAACGCCCTGCTGTAG
- a CDS encoding peroxiredoxin, with the protein MSSLVQKPAPSFQAQAVMPDGSFKQVSLEDYQGKYVVLFFYPLDFTFVCPTEIIAFSDAAKDFESRGVQLLSCSIDSHFTHLAWRERPREQGGLGNIQYPMLADLNKQIAENYGVLLPGGIALRGLFLIDKTGVVRHQVVNDLPLGRSVEETLRMVDALQYFEANGEVCPANWKKGSLTIKPNPRESREYFEKAHLQTAG; encoded by the coding sequence ATGTCCAGTCTTGTGCAAAAGCCGGCCCCGTCGTTCCAAGCTCAGGCCGTCATGCCCGACGGCTCGTTCAAGCAGGTCAGCTTGGAGGACTACCAGGGCAAGTACGTCGTGCTGTTTTTCTATCCGCTCGACTTCACCTTCGTTTGCCCGACCGAGATCATCGCGTTTTCGGACGCGGCGAAGGACTTCGAGTCGCGCGGCGTGCAGCTCTTGTCCTGCTCGATAGACAGCCACTTCACGCACCTAGCGTGGCGTGAACGGCCGCGCGAGCAGGGGGGCCTGGGGAACATCCAGTACCCGATGCTCGCCGATCTCAACAAGCAGATCGCCGAGAACTACGGCGTGCTGCTCCCCGGCGGGATCGCCTTGCGGGGGTTGTTCCTCATCGACAAGACCGGCGTCGTTCGGCATCAGGTCGTCAACGACCTGCCGCTGGGCCGCAGCGTCGAGGAAACCTTGCGGATGGTCGACGCCCTGCAGTACTTCGAGGCCAACGGCGAGGTCTGCCCCGCAAACTGGAAGAAAGGTTCGCTGACGATCAAGCCGAACCCGCGGGAGAGCCGCGAGTATTTCGAGAAGGCCCACCTGCAGACTGCAGGTTGA
- a CDS encoding c-type cytochrome: protein MIAIALLANHFLLQGGDVPPPGALDAPAEKAVVEEPAKEKAASKSATEAVDQESASDKVADTVQAAGAAEETAPASPATQDVVAEAPIAPVGKPAEETVLLGEDDLTAGVPGEGDLTLDEIRAWVSDAKNHVVLKPQLPLGLDAGAGEIQGLDENPLTRAKIELGRQLFFDPRLSKDGTISCASCHDPEFGYAKDTQFGVGIAGQTGNRNSPVAYNRILSGPQFWDGRASSVEEQAVGPIANPIEMGHEHEACVAQLREIPGYVAQFDAAFPGIGLTLDGVAQAIASFERTLVTGPAPWDHYQALKSFEQAYAEDLEPEYLGEFEEDDPEAFAQYQALKAAAEANPISASAVRGGEIFFSNKGGCTACHVGANFTDEKYHNLGVGMDADEPDLGRYVVTEVEADKGAFKTPTVRNVALTAPYMHDGSQQTLEEVVEWYAKGGHPNPWLSDKVLKLELTDQDKADLVAFMKEGLTSKLPKVERGRLPE, encoded by the coding sequence ATGATCGCGATTGCGCTTTTGGCGAATCACTTTTTGTTGCAGGGGGGCGACGTTCCCCCGCCCGGCGCCCTCGACGCGCCGGCCGAGAAGGCCGTGGTCGAAGAGCCGGCCAAAGAGAAGGCGGCCAGCAAGTCCGCCACGGAAGCGGTCGACCAAGAGTCCGCCTCAGATAAGGTCGCCGACACAGTCCAGGCGGCCGGCGCTGCTGAAGAGACTGCCCCGGCGAGTCCCGCGACGCAAGACGTCGTCGCCGAAGCCCCGATCGCTCCGGTCGGGAAGCCGGCCGAGGAGACGGTCCTGTTGGGCGAGGACGACTTGACCGCAGGTGTTCCCGGCGAGGGGGATCTCACGCTCGACGAGATCAGGGCGTGGGTCTCGGACGCCAAGAATCACGTCGTGCTCAAGCCGCAGTTGCCGCTGGGGCTCGACGCCGGCGCCGGCGAGATCCAAGGGCTCGACGAGAACCCGCTGACCCGGGCGAAGATCGAACTCGGCCGACAGTTGTTCTTCGATCCCCGCCTCTCCAAGGACGGCACGATCAGTTGCGCCTCGTGCCACGACCCTGAGTTCGGATACGCCAAGGACACGCAATTCGGCGTCGGCATCGCCGGGCAGACCGGCAATCGCAATTCCCCCGTGGCGTACAACCGCATCCTCAGCGGACCCCAGTTCTGGGACGGTCGGGCCTCGTCGGTGGAAGAGCAGGCCGTCGGCCCGATCGCCAACCCGATCGAGATGGGCCACGAGCACGAGGCCTGCGTCGCGCAGCTCAGGGAAATTCCCGGCTATGTGGCGCAGTTCGACGCGGCGTTCCCCGGGATCGGGCTCACGCTCGACGGCGTGGCCCAGGCGATCGCGTCGTTCGAGCGCACGCTCGTCACTGGCCCGGCGCCGTGGGATCATTATCAGGCCCTCAAGTCGTTCGAGCAGGCGTACGCCGAGGACCTTGAGCCCGAGTATCTCGGAGAGTTCGAGGAGGACGATCCCGAGGCGTTCGCCCAATACCAGGCGCTCAAGGCTGCGGCCGAGGCGAACCCGATTTCCGCCAGCGCGGTTCGCGGCGGCGAGATTTTCTTCTCGAACAAGGGAGGCTGCACCGCCTGCCACGTCGGGGCCAACTTCACGGACGAGAAGTACCACAACCTCGGCGTCGGGATGGACGCCGACGAGCCGGACCTCGGCCGGTACGTCGTTACCGAAGTCGAAGCCGACAAGGGCGCCTTCAAGACCCCGACCGTGCGCAACGTCGCCCTGACGGCGCCCTACATGCACGACGGTTCGCAACAGACCTTGGAGGAAGTCGTCGAGTGGTACGCCAAGGGAGGACATCCCAACCCCTGGCTGAGCGACAAGGTGCTGAAGCTCGAACTCACCGACCAGGACAAAGCCGACCTTGTGGCGTTCATGAAAGAAGGCCTCACGAGCAAGCTGCCGAAGGTCGAGAGGGGACGGTTGCCGGAGTAG
- a CDS encoding PA0069 family radical SAM protein, whose amino-acid sequence MQPPQGPTPRGRGAAIRPDNPYLTVQQAPDLEHVADDAEYLGELERPATQYLDDLSQSIVSENDSPDIPFRWSVNPYRGCAHGCSYCYARPTHEYLGFSSGLDFETRVLVKRDAPRLLAERLAAPRWRPELIAFSGVTDCYQPIERALQLTRGCLEVLAECRNPTAIITKNALVLRDLDLLKVLAAHDAVRVGVSVTTLDQSLARELEPRTSSPAARLRAIAELSAAGIPTEVLVAPVIPGLNDSEIPAILRAAKEAGARRAGFILLRLPTTVQPIFLEWLARCRPNEAAKVEAFVRDARQGRLNTAQFGERMRGRGVRAEQIAQTFRVFVKKCGLDELLPPPSAAAFRPPRITGKQQSLF is encoded by the coding sequence ATGCAACCTCCCCAGGGACCGACGCCTCGGGGACGAGGGGCGGCCATCCGACCCGACAATCCGTATCTCACGGTTCAGCAGGCCCCCGACCTTGAGCATGTCGCCGACGACGCGGAGTACCTGGGCGAACTCGAGCGCCCCGCGACGCAGTACCTCGACGATCTGTCGCAGTCGATCGTCAGCGAGAACGATTCGCCCGACATTCCGTTTCGTTGGAGCGTGAACCCCTACCGCGGGTGCGCCCACGGGTGCAGTTACTGCTACGCCCGGCCGACGCACGAGTATCTGGGATTTTCCTCGGGACTCGATTTCGAAACGCGCGTGCTCGTCAAACGCGACGCCCCGCGGCTGTTGGCCGAACGGCTCGCCGCTCCCCGGTGGCGGCCCGAGTTGATCGCCTTCTCGGGGGTGACCGACTGCTACCAGCCGATCGAGCGCGCGCTGCAGCTCACCCGCGGTTGTTTGGAAGTCCTCGCCGAGTGCCGCAATCCGACGGCGATCATCACCAAGAACGCGCTGGTGCTCCGCGACCTCGACCTGCTCAAGGTCCTCGCCGCACACGACGCGGTGCGCGTGGGGGTGAGCGTCACGACGCTCGATCAGTCGCTCGCGCGGGAACTCGAGCCACGGACGAGTTCTCCCGCGGCGCGGCTGCGGGCGATTGCGGAGCTCTCTGCGGCGGGGATTCCGACCGAGGTCCTCGTGGCGCCGGTGATTCCCGGGCTCAACGACAGCGAGATCCCCGCGATCCTCCGCGCCGCGAAGGAGGCGGGGGCCCGTCGGGCCGGATTCATCCTGCTGCGGCTGCCGACGACCGTGCAGCCGATCTTTTTGGAGTGGCTCGCCCGCTGCCGACCGAACGAAGCGGCCAAGGTCGAGGCGTTCGTTCGCGACGCGCGCCAGGGGCGGCTCAACACGGCCCAGTTCGGCGAGCGCATGCGGGGCCGCGGCGTGCGGGCCGAGCAAATCGCACAGACCTTTCGCGTCTTCGTCAAGAAGTGCGGCCTCGACGAGCTTCTCCCCCCGCCGAGCGCCGCCGCGTTCCGCCCCCCGCGCATCACGGGGAAACAGCAGTCGCTGTTCTGA
- a CDS encoding putative molybdenum carrier protein translates to MSPCSLPSRPRASAFIRGSSTLLEMLGGSASPPLPMASPSVLTIVSGGQTGADRAALDFAIRTGLPHDGWCPLGRLAEDGPLPARYRLRETESRRYAERTERNVRESEATVVFALRRELSGGTRLTAESAEREGKPLLVLTADECGPLEAAVLLRQFLSRHAVARLNVAGPRASQEPAIGAYVDAALTAALTP, encoded by the coding sequence ATGAGTCCGTGTTCCTTGCCTTCGCGTCCGCGTGCGTCTGCGTTCATCCGGGGTTCGTCGACGCTACTTGAGATGCTTGGCGGTTCAGCCTCTCCCCCTTTGCCCATGGCGTCTCCATCAGTGCTGACGATCGTTTCGGGCGGACAGACGGGGGCGGATCGGGCGGCGCTTGATTTTGCTATTCGCACGGGACTGCCGCACGACGGCTGGTGTCCGCTGGGACGGTTGGCCGAGGACGGGCCGCTGCCGGCGCGGTACCGGCTGCGCGAGACCGAGTCGCGCCGCTACGCCGAACGGACCGAACGGAACGTCCGCGAAAGCGAGGCGACGGTCGTCTTCGCCCTGCGACGCGAGCTCTCCGGCGGAACGCGGCTCACCGCCGAGTCGGCCGAGCGCGAGGGGAAACCGCTGCTTGTTCTGACGGCTGACGAGTGCGGGCCGCTCGAGGCCGCGGTGCTGCTGCGGCAGTTTCTGTCGCGGCACGCCGTCGCCCGGCTCAACGTCGCCGGCCCGCGCGCCTCGCAGGAGCCGGCGATCGGAGCGTACGTCGACGCGGCGTTGACCGCAGCTTTGACGCCCTGA
- a CDS encoding M48 family metallopeptidase has translation MFGRGTPRNGAQPSMGSALKVRLLIALAIAAFAFLSYYAKPGDLNETTGEVQRVAMTEEAEEIQLGLQAAPEMVAQHGGPSRDFQAQQTVQTIGWRLLDALEKDLREESRKHPDQPPRRNPYLKAFQFTLLSDPRTVNAFALPGGQVFMTQALYDQLPTEGSVAGVLGHEIGHVLARHGNQRMAKQGLYQGLAGAMGVLGGDANSARMAQMVSSVLSMKYGRDQELESDDWGVRLMGSAGYDPRSMIKVMEVLDRATGGGGGPPEFMSTHPKPANRAEYIEQAIEKYYPNGVPDGLRP, from the coding sequence ATGTTCGGGCGCGGGACTCCGCGAAACGGGGCCCAGCCGAGCATGGGCAGCGCGCTCAAGGTGCGGCTGTTGATCGCCCTGGCAATCGCCGCGTTTGCCTTTCTCAGCTATTACGCCAAACCGGGCGATCTCAACGAGACGACCGGCGAGGTGCAGCGGGTCGCGATGACCGAAGAGGCCGAGGAGATCCAGCTTGGCCTGCAGGCGGCGCCCGAGATGGTCGCTCAGCACGGCGGGCCGTCGCGCGATTTCCAGGCCCAACAAACGGTGCAAACAATCGGCTGGCGGCTGCTGGACGCGCTGGAGAAGGACCTCCGCGAGGAGTCGCGCAAGCACCCGGATCAGCCGCCGCGGCGCAACCCCTATCTCAAAGCGTTCCAGTTCACGCTGCTGTCCGACCCGCGGACGGTCAATGCGTTCGCGTTGCCGGGGGGGCAAGTGTTCATGACGCAAGCCCTGTACGACCAATTGCCGACCGAAGGGTCCGTGGCCGGGGTGCTGGGGCACGAGATCGGCCACGTGCTGGCCCGCCACGGCAACCAACGGATGGCCAAGCAGGGCTTGTACCAAGGGCTGGCCGGAGCGATGGGCGTGCTGGGGGGCGACGCGAACAGCGCCCGGATGGCGCAGATGGTCTCGTCGGTCCTCAGCATGAAGTACGGCCGCGATCAGGAACTGGAGAGCGACGACTGGGGCGTGCGGCTGATGGGCTCGGCCGGATACGACCCGCGGTCGATGATCAAGGTGATGGAGGTGCTCGACCGGGCGACCGGCGGCGGGGGCGGCCCGCCGGAGTTCATGAGCACCCACCCCAAGCCCGCCAACCGGGCGGAATACATCGAGCAAGCGATCGAGAAGTACTATCCCAACGGCGTGCCGGACGGCCTGCGACCGTAG
- a CDS encoding SelT/SelW/SelH family protein, which translates to MPRTPRVEIEFCTQCRWLLRAGWTAQELLTTFSQELGEVALVPGTGGVFRVSIDDRLVWDRAAEAGFPELKELKKRIRDLVAPTKDLGHSDRIAEQ; encoded by the coding sequence ATGCCCCGCACGCCCCGCGTCGAGATCGAATTCTGCACCCAGTGCCGCTGGCTGCTGCGAGCCGGGTGGACGGCTCAGGAGCTGCTGACCACCTTCTCGCAAGAACTGGGCGAGGTCGCTCTCGTCCCAGGCACGGGCGGGGTGTTTCGCGTCAGCATCGACGACCGCCTTGTCTGGGATCGCGCCGCCGAAGCGGGTTTCCCCGAGCTCAAGGAGCTCAAGAAGCGCATCCGCGACCTCGTCGCACCGACCAAAGACCTCGGCCACAGCGACCGGATCGCGGAGCAGTAG
- a CDS encoding cysteine desulfurase — MPPSVTPVDPAQLLSPQWRADFPILTEEVGQGRPLVFLDNAASTQHPRQVIDAITGVYERDYANVHRGIHTLSERSTELYEEAREKTRAFINAKRFHEVIFTSGSTASINTVARSWGDANVRAGDEILTTIMEHHSNLVPWQQLAARTGATIKHVRMTGDGRLDMESFTSLLSERTKLAAVTSVSNTLGTITPIREIIEQAHAAGALVLVDAAQSVPHMTTDVQALDCDFLAFSGHKMLGPSGVGVLYGKEALLDAMPPFLGGGSMINDVFLDTFTPAELPAKFEAGTPPIVPAIGMSAAIDYLQAVGLEAIHRHEQQLTRYCYERLEQTDGLCILGPAPEHRAGLVSFAFNQIHAHEFAQVLNDRFGVAVRAGHHCTQPLHRVLGISASTRASFYLYNTLEEVDLLLEGVAAVQSMFAPKGRVRKRRKPDE, encoded by the coding sequence ATGCCGCCCTCAGTCACGCCCGTCGATCCCGCGCAGCTTCTCTCGCCCCAGTGGCGGGCGGACTTTCCGATTCTCACGGAGGAAGTCGGCCAGGGGCGGCCGCTGGTGTTCCTGGACAATGCGGCCAGCACGCAGCATCCGCGGCAGGTGATCGACGCGATCACCGGGGTTTACGAGCGCGACTACGCAAACGTCCATCGGGGGATCCACACCCTCAGCGAGCGCTCGACCGAACTATACGAGGAGGCCCGCGAGAAGACCCGGGCGTTTATCAACGCCAAGCGCTTTCACGAGGTGATCTTCACCTCGGGGTCGACCGCGTCGATCAACACCGTGGCTCGCAGTTGGGGGGACGCCAACGTTCGCGCCGGGGACGAGATCCTGACGACGATTATGGAGCACCACTCGAACCTGGTCCCGTGGCAGCAGTTGGCGGCCCGGACCGGGGCGACGATTAAGCACGTGCGAATGACGGGCGACGGGCGGCTCGACATGGAGTCGTTCACGTCGCTGCTGTCGGAACGGACGAAGCTGGCGGCCGTGACGAGCGTCTCGAACACGCTGGGGACGATCACCCCGATCCGCGAGATCATCGAGCAGGCCCACGCGGCCGGGGCGCTGGTGCTGGTGGACGCAGCCCAAAGCGTTCCCCACATGACCACCGACGTCCAGGCGCTCGACTGCGACTTTCTGGCCTTCAGCGGGCACAAAATGCTGGGCCCCTCCGGCGTCGGCGTGCTGTACGGCAAGGAGGCGCTCTTGGACGCGATGCCCCCGTTCTTGGGCGGGGGGAGCATGATCAACGACGTGTTTCTCGACACGTTCACCCCGGCCGAGTTGCCGGCGAAGTTCGAGGCGGGGACCCCGCCGATCGTCCCGGCGATCGGCATGAGCGCGGCCATCGATTATCTGCAGGCGGTCGGGCTCGAGGCGATCCACCGGCACGAGCAGCAACTGACGCGGTACTGCTACGAACGGCTCGAACAGACCGACGGGCTGTGCATCCTGGGCCCGGCGCCCGAGCACCGCGCGGGACTGGTAAGCTTTGCGTTCAACCAGATCCACGCCCACGAGTTCGCCCAGGTGCTGAACGACCGGTTCGGCGTCGCGGTGCGGGCCGGGCACCACTGCACGCAACCGCTCCACCGGGTGCTGGGGATCTCGGCCAGCACGCGGGCGAGCTTCTATCTGTACAACACGCTCGAGGAAGTCGACCTGCTCCTGGAAGGGGTCGCGGCAGTGCAAAGCATGTTCGCCCCGAAGGGCCGCGTGCGCAAGCGGCGCAAGCCGGACGAATGA
- a CDS encoding SUF system NifU family Fe-S cluster assembly protein → MPSDDEFYQDHILDHYEDPFHRGPLAGATHVHRDKNPLCGDVVEIQLKLDDAGKIVDLAFTGEGCVISQASASMLLEELFGKTVEDVKQFSAEDMLNLYGPRLTPNRQKCCLLSWKVIQGAIHSPVGNDQ, encoded by the coding sequence ATGCCTTCCGACGACGAGTTCTATCAGGACCACATCCTCGACCATTACGAGGACCCGTTTCATCGCGGGCCGCTCGCGGGGGCGACGCACGTTCATCGGGACAAGAACCCGCTGTGCGGCGACGTCGTCGAGATTCAGCTCAAGCTCGACGACGCGGGGAAGATCGTCGATCTGGCCTTCACCGGCGAGGGATGCGTCATCAGCCAAGCCTCGGCTTCGATGCTGCTCGAGGAACTGTTCGGCAAGACGGTCGAGGACGTGAAGCAGTTTTCGGCCGAGGACATGCTCAATCTCTACGGCCCGCGGCTGACCCCGAATCGGCAGAAGTGCTGCCTGCTGTCGTGGAAGGTGATCCAAGGGGCGATTCATTCGCCAGTTGGAAATGACCAATAA